The Oculatellaceae cyanobacterium genome segment GAATTTCGGCATTGGTGCTGGCGTGGCTACAAGGATTGTTTTTGTTTGGTATGGTTGGCATTAGTTTGGCAATTGGCACTGCTTATTCTTTGCCTCCTATAAGATTAAAGCAGTCTCCGTTTTGGGCGGCTTTATGTATCTTTTCTGTACGAGGAACAATTGTTAATTTAGGCTTGTTTTTACACTTCAACTGGGTGTTAACTGGAAATACTCAAATATTTGGTAATATTCCGCCTGTTGTGTGGGCGCTGACACTATTTATTTTAGTGTTTACCTTTGCGATCGCCATTTTCAAAGATATCCCAGATCTGGAAGGCGATCGCCAGTACAACATTACTACTTTTACAATCAAGCTTGGTGGCGCGGCGGTGTTTAATTTAGCACGTTGGGTGTTAACAGTATGCTACTTAGGGATGATTATTGCTGGTGTGCTATTACTTCCCAATGTCAACTCAACATTCTTAGTAGTTAGTCATTTGCTGCTATTAGTTGTAATGTGGTGGCAGAGTAGGGATGTTAATTTACAAGATAAGCGTGCGATCGCGAATTACTACCAATTCATTTGGAAGCTATTTTTCTTAGAATATTTCATTTTTCCAGCAGCCTGTCTATTAGCTTAAACAATATGCACTCTTCAGCCT includes the following:
- a CDS encoding homogentisate phytyltransferase translates to MSQYSQKSSLQPLPSITLNTAQQTKSWLYSFWKFSRPHTIIGTSLSVLGLYLISLALAANNFATVQITQLIGSWVACLCGNVYIVGLNQLEDVEIDRINKPHLPIAAGEFSRQQAQLIVGVMGISALVLAWLQGLFLFGMVGISLAIGTAYSLPPIRLKQSPFWAALCIFSVRGTIVNLGLFLHFNWVLTGNTQIFGNIPPVVWALTLFILVFTFAIAIFKDIPDLEGDRQYNITTFTIKLGGAAVFNLARWVLTVCYLGMIIAGVLLLPNVNSTFLVVSHLLLLVVMWWQSRDVNLQDKRAIANYYQFIWKLFFLEYFIFPAACLLA